The following nucleotide sequence is from Synergistaceae bacterium.
GCCGAAATCCTCCGTGAAGGCTTTGACCGCCGCCGTCAGGTCCTCTTTTTTGCTGTTGACGGTTTCAGCCGCGCCCAGTTCTTTGGCCTTAGCCAGGCGGCTGTCCACCAGGTCCGTGACCATGACGGAAAGACCCCTGAGCCTCAGCCCCTCGAGTATTCCAAGCCCGATGGGCCCCGCGCCGAAAACCAGCGCCTTTTCACCCTCCGCTGGGACGCCCCGGAACATGACTTCCGACCCGATGGAGTAGGGTTCGATCATACTGGCCTGAACGAAGGACAGGGAGTCAGGAAAACAATAGACCTTACTTTCCGGAACGACGATAAGGTCGCAGAACGCGCCTTCCACCTGAACGCCCAGGCATTTCACCGTGGAGCAGAGGTTGGGAAAACCGCGTTTGCAGGAAACACACTTTCCGCAGGAAACCACCGGATCGACGACGACTTTATCGCCCTTTTTGAACTTTCCGGAGCCCGGCGCATCCTCGACGACACCGCTGAACTCGTGCCCCATGACCCGCGGCAGGGTCACATCGGGACGTTCCCCGTGCCAGACGTGGATGTCCGTTCCGCATATTCCCACGGCCTTCACCCGGACAAGAACCTCTCCGGGGCCGGCTTTGGGCTCGGGCTCTCCGTCGAAGACCCGAATCTTTTCGGGTTCCACAAGT
It contains:
- a CDS encoding zinc-binding alcohol dehydrogenase family protein, with translation MRSAKLVEPEKIRVFDGEPEPKAGPGEVLVRVKAVGICGTDIHVWHGERPDVTLPRVMGHEFSGVVEDAPGSGKFKKGDKVVVDPVVSCGKCVSCKRGFPNLCSTVKCLGVQVEGAFCDLIVVPESKVYCFPDSLSFVQASMIEPYSIGSEVMFRGVPAEGEKALVFGAGPIGLGILEGLRLRGLSVMVTDLVDSRLAKAKELGAAETVNSKKEDLTAAVKAFTEDFGLDFTVDAVGTPKLMESAVEMAAPGGRIVVLGFHPDPAPLPELFLVRKELKVLGTRMNCNRFPEVIEWFGGKKVHPDALLSAVYPLEDIQKAFEHIVADPENTLKIVITL